One Nesterenkonia populi DNA window includes the following coding sequences:
- a CDS encoding peptidylprolyl isomerase has product MSAIATHKATLKTSQGTIVVELFGNHAPKTVNNFVGLATGEIAWKHPETGEEKVSTPLYDGTVFHRIIKDFMIQGGDPLGLGVGGPGYQFEDEIHPELDFTQPHKLAMANAGPGTNGSQFFITSVPTTWLQGKHTIFGEVRDEESKKVVDALNSVPTDMRDRPKEDVVVETIEITEL; this is encoded by the coding sequence ATGAGCGCTATCGCAACGCACAAGGCAACTCTGAAGACCTCCCAGGGCACCATCGTCGTCGAGCTCTTCGGCAACCACGCCCCCAAGACCGTGAACAACTTTGTGGGCCTGGCCACCGGCGAGATCGCCTGGAAGCACCCGGAGACCGGTGAGGAGAAGGTGAGCACCCCCCTGTATGACGGGACCGTGTTCCACCGCATCATCAAGGACTTCATGATCCAGGGCGGCGACCCGCTGGGCCTGGGCGTGGGCGGACCCGGCTACCAGTTCGAGGACGAGATCCACCCCGAGCTGGACTTCACCCAGCCGCACAAGCTGGCGATGGCCAACGCCGGTCCGGGCACCAACGGCTCCCAGTTCTTCATCACCTCAGTGCCCACTACCTGGCTCCAGGGCAAGCACACCATCTTCGGCGAGGTGCGGGACGAGGAGTCCAAGAAGGTCGTGGACGCGCTGAACTCCGTGCCCACTGACATGCGTGACCGTCCCAAGGAGGACGTGGTCGTCGAGACCATCGAGATCACCGAGCTCTGA
- a CDS encoding rhomboid family intramembrane serine protease — MSVPSYGSSEVPAGPSCFYHPDRPSYIRCQRCDRPICTDCQTPAPVGFHCPGCLDEARRRRPAQRTEFGAPLRADEKPRLTYAVIALCAVMYLLQWTAQTTGANVTGYLSYAPAHTSQWLMEPWRMLTSAVLHSPANVMHIGFNMLALWIVGRVIEPAIGRLRYAALLVLSALGGSVAVLWLTEPNVPTVGASGAVFGLFGALFILMRSSGAESGGVIALVAVNMAMSFIVPNISWQGHLGGLVAGALVALVIAKAPRGRRVLWQTLGLAGIAVALIALTIVGIPLVNPPQLGQPPILGF; from the coding sequence GTGAGCGTCCCGTCCTACGGAAGCTCTGAGGTTCCGGCCGGTCCGTCGTGCTTCTACCACCCGGACCGGCCGTCCTATATCCGGTGCCAGCGGTGCGACCGCCCGATCTGCACGGACTGCCAGACGCCTGCGCCGGTGGGCTTCCACTGCCCCGGCTGCTTGGATGAGGCCCGGCGGCGTCGCCCCGCTCAGCGCACTGAGTTCGGGGCACCCCTGCGGGCGGATGAGAAGCCCCGCCTGACCTATGCGGTGATCGCCCTCTGCGCAGTGATGTACCTCCTGCAGTGGACTGCGCAGACCACCGGTGCGAACGTCACCGGCTATCTGAGCTATGCGCCGGCGCACACCTCCCAGTGGCTCATGGAGCCTTGGCGGATGCTGACCTCTGCGGTGCTGCATTCGCCGGCGAACGTGATGCACATCGGGTTCAACATGCTTGCCCTGTGGATTGTGGGCCGAGTGATCGAGCCTGCGATCGGCCGGCTGCGGTATGCCGCGCTGCTGGTGCTCTCGGCCCTGGGCGGCTCGGTGGCGGTGCTCTGGCTGACCGAGCCCAATGTGCCCACGGTGGGCGCCTCGGGCGCTGTGTTCGGGCTCTTCGGCGCCCTCTTCATCCTGATGCGCTCCTCCGGAGCGGAGTCCGGCGGAGTGATCGCCCTGGTCGCGGTGAACATGGCGATGAGCTTCATCGTCCCGAACATCTCCTGGCAGGGGCACCTCGGCGGACTGGTCGCCGGTGCGCTGGTGGCGCTGGTCATCGCCAAGGCTCCGCGCGGACGACGCGTACTCTGGCAGACCCTGGGACTGGCAGGGATCGCCGTCGCACTCATCGCCCTCACCATCGTGGGGATCCCGCTGGTGAATCCGCCGCAGCTGGGGCAGCCTCCGATCCTCGGATTCTGA
- a CDS encoding pirin family protein — protein MSSTETQPKEQVCINGPDAYYDSQGRADVDSAPPEGQLSPGITAGPSGVQLLEPRDVPLGGPRAMSVRRTLPQRARSLVGAWCFLDFYGPDDLTESTPMRVPRHPHTGLATCSWLFSGRVDHLDSAGNWATVRPGEVALMNAGRGISHSEYSTADTTVLHGAQLWYAFPDEHRYVEPSLETHRPEPVIGEGWQATVFLGELLGQRSPVKTYIPLTGAELRLEPGASVDIEVPAGHEHALLRIQGAVSLNRCDVPADHLAVVDSGAEVLRVTAQEEPVLALLIGGEPLGEQIVMWWNFVGRSHEEIAAYRAAYQAEMGFEAPEAGSPLSTVEHTAFRPVEKAAEADGAEREVEVEEGALGLPVQGELRDQLAGTGYGDGRPFPQFGDFPPGQHPPLPAPDLPNTRMKPRG, from the coding sequence ATGAGCAGCACCGAGACTCAGCCCAAGGAACAGGTCTGCATCAACGGCCCTGATGCCTACTACGACTCGCAGGGCAGAGCCGACGTCGACAGCGCGCCTCCTGAGGGGCAGCTGAGCCCCGGCATCACCGCCGGCCCCTCGGGCGTGCAGCTTCTCGAGCCCCGAGATGTTCCCCTCGGCGGCCCCCGGGCCATGAGCGTCCGGCGCACCCTGCCGCAGCGGGCCCGCTCCCTGGTGGGCGCCTGGTGCTTCCTCGACTTCTACGGACCGGACGATCTCACCGAGTCCACGCCGATGCGGGTTCCCCGTCACCCCCACACCGGCCTGGCCACCTGCTCCTGGCTGTTCAGCGGCCGGGTGGACCACCTCGACTCCGCCGGAAACTGGGCGACCGTCCGCCCAGGCGAGGTGGCACTGATGAACGCAGGCCGCGGCATCAGCCATTCCGAGTACTCCACGGCGGACACCACTGTGCTGCACGGGGCCCAGCTCTGGTATGCGTTCCCTGACGAGCACCGGTATGTGGAGCCCAGCCTCGAGACCCACCGGCCCGAGCCCGTCATCGGTGAGGGCTGGCAGGCGACGGTCTTCCTCGGGGAACTCCTCGGCCAACGCTCCCCGGTGAAGACCTACATTCCGCTGACCGGGGCGGAGCTGCGCCTTGAGCCGGGCGCAAGTGTGGACATCGAAGTGCCCGCCGGGCATGAGCATGCCCTGCTGCGCATCCAGGGCGCGGTGAGCCTCAACCGCTGCGACGTTCCGGCCGACCACCTTGCGGTGGTGGACTCTGGTGCTGAGGTGCTCCGGGTGACCGCACAGGAGGAGCCCGTTCTTGCTCTGCTGATCGGCGGCGAGCCCTTGGGCGAGCAGATCGTGATGTGGTGGAACTTTGTGGGCCGCTCCCATGAGGAGATTGCCGCCTACCGCGCCGCCTATCAGGCGGAGATGGGCTTCGAAGCTCCCGAAGCCGGCTCGCCGCTGAGCACCGTGGAGCACACCGCCTTCCGACCTGTGGAAAAGGCTGCGGAAGCCGATGGTGCCGAGCGGGAGGTGGAGGTCGAGGAGGGCGCTTTGGGCCTCCCGGTGCAGGGCGAGCTGCGGGACCAGCTTGCGGGCACTGGGTACGGGGACGGAAGGCCCTTCCCTCAGTTCGGAGATTTCCCCCCTGGCCAGCATCCTCCGCTTCCGGCACCGGATCTCCCCAACACTCGGATGAAGCCCCGCGGCTGA
- a CDS encoding acetyl-CoA hydrolase/transferase family protein, translating to MTRITCPVLSEKIISAEEAANFIHDGDVVGMSGFTGSGYPKGLPAALAEKGKDAREKGEEFGIEIYTGASTATDADGVMADAGVIRKRSPFQSDPSLRKAINTGETEYVDTHLSHLAQQLQFGWFGNLDVAVIEVAAILPNGQLVPSSAVGNNQMWLDLADRIIIEVNDWQPRAYEGLHDVYTGIGVPPERKPINVTEPFQQIGSPYLQVDAEKVVGVVHTDAPDRNAPFKPADEVSKAQADHIVDFLRYEINQGRLPDSLFPIQSGVGNIANAVLVNLANSEFEDLTSYTEVIQDGMLDLIDAGKLKSASATSFALSAERAADFNANIENYKGRILLRNQDVSNHPEIIRRLGIIAINGMVEADIYGNVNSTHVMGSSVINGIGGSGDFTRNAYLNFFVSPSVAKDGAISTIVPFASHIDHTEHDTQVIVTEQGIADLRGLAPKKRAQTIIDKCAHPDYKDRLQDYFDRAVASNPKGLHTPHLLGEALSWHKSFQDSGSM from the coding sequence ATGACACGTATTACGTGCCCTGTGCTCAGCGAGAAGATCATCTCCGCTGAGGAAGCAGCCAACTTCATTCACGACGGCGACGTCGTCGGCATGTCCGGATTCACCGGCTCCGGCTACCCCAAGGGTCTCCCCGCCGCCCTCGCCGAGAAGGGCAAGGACGCCCGGGAGAAGGGCGAGGAGTTCGGCATTGAGATCTACACCGGCGCCTCCACCGCCACCGACGCCGACGGCGTGATGGCTGACGCCGGAGTGATCCGCAAGCGTTCCCCGTTCCAGTCCGACCCGTCCCTGCGCAAGGCCATCAACACCGGTGAGACCGAGTACGTGGACACCCACCTGAGCCACCTGGCGCAGCAGCTGCAGTTCGGCTGGTTCGGCAACCTTGACGTCGCCGTCATCGAGGTCGCAGCGATCCTGCCCAACGGTCAGCTGGTGCCCTCCTCCGCGGTGGGCAACAATCAGATGTGGCTGGACCTGGCCGACAGGATCATCATCGAGGTCAACGACTGGCAGCCACGCGCGTACGAGGGTCTGCACGACGTCTACACCGGCATCGGCGTGCCGCCGGAGCGCAAGCCCATCAACGTGACCGAGCCCTTCCAGCAGATCGGGTCTCCGTACCTGCAGGTCGATGCTGAGAAGGTCGTCGGCGTGGTCCACACCGACGCTCCGGACCGCAACGCACCCTTCAAGCCCGCTGACGAGGTCTCGAAGGCCCAGGCTGACCACATCGTCGACTTCCTGCGGTACGAGATCAACCAGGGCCGTCTCCCCGACAGCCTGTTCCCGATCCAGTCCGGCGTCGGCAACATCGCCAACGCGGTGCTGGTGAACCTCGCGAACAGCGAGTTCGAGGACCTGACCTCCTACACCGAGGTCATCCAGGACGGCATGCTGGACCTGATCGACGCCGGCAAGCTGAAGTCCGCCTCCGCCACCAGCTTCGCGCTGTCCGCTGAGCGGGCCGCTGACTTCAACGCCAACATCGAGAACTACAAGGGCCGCATCCTGCTGCGCAACCAGGACGTCTCCAACCACCCGGAGATCATCCGCCGGCTCGGCATCATCGCCATCAACGGAATGGTGGAGGCAGACATCTACGGCAACGTGAACTCCACCCACGTGATGGGATCCTCCGTGATCAACGGGATCGGCGGCTCGGGCGACTTCACCCGCAACGCCTACCTGAACTTCTTCGTGTCCCCGTCGGTGGCCAAGGACGGTGCGATCTCCACGATCGTTCCCTTCGCCAGCCACATCGATCACACCGAGCACGACACCCAGGTGATCGTCACCGAGCAGGGCATCGCCGACCTGCGTGGCCTGGCGCCGAAGAAGCGCGCCCAGACCATCATCGACAAGTGTGCGCACCCCGACTACAAGGATCGGCTGCAGGACTACTTCGACCGCGCGGTCGCGTCCAACCCCAAGGGTCTGCACACCCCCCACCTTCTGGGCGAGGCGCTGTCCTGGCACAAGAGCTTCCAGGACAGCGGCAGCATGTGA
- a CDS encoding DoxX family protein, with translation MRKILAPYTAFPVLSDVALLLARVSLGVILIAHGWQKFNEWTVAGTASSFEGMGIPAPSLSAALVTGAELIGGALLIVGLITSIAAAVNAVAMVVALVMVHAPAGVFVEQGGFELVLALFAGLVVLATFGAGRFSADHVLVSASRRQKTPARG, from the coding sequence ATGCGCAAAATTCTTGCACCCTACACCGCCTTCCCCGTGCTGTCCGACGTCGCCCTGCTGCTTGCTCGAGTCAGCCTCGGCGTTATCCTTATCGCTCACGGCTGGCAGAAGTTCAACGAGTGGACCGTGGCTGGGACGGCCAGCTCCTTTGAGGGCATGGGCATTCCGGCGCCGTCCCTCAGTGCAGCACTGGTGACCGGAGCGGAGCTCATCGGTGGCGCACTCCTCATCGTCGGACTCATCACCTCGATTGCAGCGGCGGTCAATGCGGTCGCCATGGTGGTCGCGCTGGTCATGGTCCATGCCCCAGCGGGAGTCTTCGTGGAGCAGGGCGGTTTCGAATTGGTCCTCGCCCTGTTCGCAGGGCTGGTGGTCTTGGCGACGTTCGGTGCCGGACGATTCAGCGCGGACCACGTGCTCGTTTCAGCCTCTCGGCGCCAGAAAACCCCAGCTAGGGGCTGA
- a CDS encoding VOC family protein, whose amino-acid sequence MNVARSFYVDALGFEATQTGYPGALFASAGGYHHHIAMNTWNSRGAGPRAARLGLGNVAVTVPRDEDIAALEARLAAHSIDFTTDGRSVSAQDPWGTRVTVSVSDLSTDELLAL is encoded by the coding sequence CTGAACGTGGCACGATCCTTCTACGTAGACGCGCTGGGCTTCGAAGCGACGCAGACGGGCTATCCCGGAGCACTCTTCGCCTCTGCCGGCGGCTATCACCATCACATCGCGATGAACACCTGGAACAGTCGCGGTGCCGGTCCCCGTGCGGCCCGCCTCGGACTCGGAAACGTGGCAGTGACGGTACCCAGGGACGAAGACATCGCGGCCCTGGAGGCTCGACTGGCTGCGCACTCCATTGACTTCACGACCGACGGCCGAAGCGTCTCAGCGCAGGACCCCTGGGGGACGCGCGTCACCGTCAGCGTCTCTGATCTCTCCACGGATGAACTATTGGCGCTCTGA
- a CDS encoding DoxX family protein, with translation MLIAFWIVNGLLAIVFVGAGLMKVIRPRAALADSGMGYVEDFSSTQVKLIGFVEILGAIGLVLPMLLDIAPVLTPVAAVALAATMFVAASVHMRRKESPAAPLVLGSIAVLSAILGFLIL, from the coding sequence ATGCTCATCGCATTCTGGATCGTTAACGGGCTGCTGGCCATCGTCTTCGTCGGCGCCGGCCTCATGAAGGTGATCCGCCCTCGGGCCGCACTTGCCGACAGTGGCATGGGCTACGTAGAGGACTTCTCCTCCACCCAGGTGAAGCTGATCGGTTTTGTCGAAATCCTGGGAGCAATTGGCCTTGTCCTGCCCATGCTGCTCGACATAGCCCCGGTCCTCACTCCCGTCGCTGCGGTGGCCCTCGCGGCAACGATGTTCGTTGCCGCCTCGGTGCACATGCGTCGGAAGGAATCGCCCGCAGCCCCTCTGGTGCTCGGCTCCATCGCCGTCCTCAGCGCGATTCTGGGGTTCCTCATTCTCTGA
- a CDS encoding MarR family winged helix-turn-helix transcriptional regulator yields MTEPEWLDDHEADMWMNMLAIIELLPSVIDSQLRRDFGMTRFEYNALAMLSDSPDGSLPMSHLAILTNGSQSRLSHAVSKLQDKGWVLRAPSAMDKRSLVATLTEEGQSLLERVAPHHVAQVRRTVIDAIPAEKMKELSDLLKPIRVNLLDSR; encoded by the coding sequence ATGACTGAACCGGAGTGGCTCGATGACCACGAGGCCGACATGTGGATGAATATGCTGGCGATCATCGAGCTTCTTCCCTCGGTGATCGACTCCCAGCTGAGGCGCGATTTCGGCATGACACGGTTCGAGTACAACGCACTGGCGATGCTCAGCGACTCCCCTGATGGGAGTCTGCCGATGAGTCATCTCGCGATCCTTACCAACGGCTCTCAATCACGCCTCTCGCACGCGGTCTCAAAGCTGCAGGACAAGGGATGGGTTCTGCGTGCCCCCTCTGCCATGGACAAGCGGTCATTGGTGGCAACCCTGACGGAGGAGGGTCAATCGCTCCTGGAACGCGTGGCGCCGCACCACGTGGCACAGGTCCGACGAACGGTCATCGACGCGATCCCAGCGGAGAAGATGAAGGAACTCTCCGACCTTCTCAAACCGATCCGAGTGAATCTGCTCGACTCCCGATGA
- a CDS encoding DLW-39 family protein, translating into MKRLLIVAAAAAGALAYREWRRNEESRAVWADVTDSVEKEN; encoded by the coding sequence ATGAAGAGGCTCCTCATAGTCGCTGCAGCTGCAGCAGGCGCACTTGCTTACCGCGAGTGGCGCCGGAATGAGGAGAGCCGCGCTGTCTGGGCCGATGTCACAGACAGCGTGGAGAAAGAAAACTGA
- a CDS encoding DUF3566 domain-containing protein, with protein sequence MSENQAGHGGSNPPTSRFPAPRPRASSPQETSAAKPAPRPKPGAPRPQSGPRPQSGGGRPAARPQGGQRPQPQLVRPTPKAKVRKARLLVSKVDPWSVLKMSFLLSVAMGIMLVICAVTIWTAMDVTGIFDRVNELGEQVLGAEAGGVGFQIEELVSVGQVASFATIISVVNVVLLTLLSMLAAVLYNLSASLVGGVGVTLTDD encoded by the coding sequence GTGAGCGAAAACCAGGCCGGCCACGGAGGCAGTAACCCCCCGACGAGCCGGTTCCCTGCTCCGCGTCCGCGCGCCTCGTCGCCGCAGGAGACCAGTGCCGCGAAGCCCGCGCCCCGCCCCAAGCCGGGCGCACCCCGTCCGCAGTCTGGGCCCCGGCCCCAGTCCGGCGGCGGCAGGCCTGCCGCGCGGCCGCAGGGCGGTCAGCGCCCCCAGCCGCAGCTGGTTCGCCCCACACCTAAGGCCAAGGTCCGAAAAGCTCGTCTGCTGGTCTCCAAGGTGGACCCGTGGTCTGTGCTGAAGATGAGCTTCCTTCTGTCAGTGGCGATGGGCATCATGCTGGTGATCTGTGCGGTCACCATCTGGACCGCCATGGATGTCACCGGGATCTTCGACCGGGTCAACGAGCTGGGCGAGCAGGTGCTCGGCGCGGAGGCCGGCGGCGTCGGCTTCCAGATCGAGGAGCTTGTCAGCGTGGGCCAGGTGGCCTCCTTCGCGACGATCATCTCAGTGGTCAACGTCGTGCTGCTGACGCTGCTGTCGATGCTGGCGGCCGTGCTCTACAACCTCAGCGCCTCCCTGGTCGGCGGCGTCGGCGTCACCCTCACGGACGACTGA